Proteins encoded together in one Benincasa hispida cultivar B227 chromosome 1, ASM972705v1, whole genome shotgun sequence window:
- the LOC120077837 gene encoding wee1-like protein kinase, which translates to MLGADDVDMEKETMAMPKKQNYVSQSAVSLHCRVMPSPCMKNPYLKDASDVGIDPFGNQRTKCAVYFQQIGTENFSRVFKVLKRIDGCLCAVKQSTRPLNQDIKRRRALMEVQALAALGSHENIVGYYFSRFENEQLYIQMELCDCSLSIGRYSHPFSKVDALRALYQEMPLLKTNDPKCYKLCTIVLSLYIPILM; encoded by the exons ATGCTTGGAGCAGATGATGTGGATATGGAGAAAGAGACAATGGCAATGCCAAAGAAACAAAACTATGTTTCTCAATCTGCAGTTTCTCTACACTGTCGAGTTATGCCTTCTCCTTGCATGAAGAACCCATACTTGAAAGATGCTTCAGATGTAGGCATAGACCCATTTGGTAATCAAAGAACAAAATGTGCAG TCTATTTTCAGCAAATAGGGACTGAAAATTTTAGCCGTGTCTTCAAGGTATTGAAGAGGATTGATGGCTGCTTATGTGCTGTCAAACAAAGCACAAGACCATTGAATCAAGACATAAAAAG GAGGAGAGCTTTGATGGAAGTTCAAGCTTTGGCAGCTTTAG GATCTCATGAAAACATTGTTGGATACTACTTTTCAAGGTTTGAAAATGAACAACTCTATATTCAAATGGAGCTCTGTGATTGTAGTTTATCAATTGGCAGGTATTCTCACCCATTCTCTAAGGTAGATGCACTGAGAGCCTTGTATCAG GAAATGCCTCTTCTGAAAACTAATGATCCGAAATGTTATAAGTTATGTACTATTGTTTTATCTTTATACATTCCAATTCTTATGTAg